Genomic window (Paraburkholderia phenazinium):
ACGAGCAACCGCTGAACAGCGCGCTGACCGCCAGCGCGACACAGAGGCTGCGCTTGAACGTGAACTCAACCATGAGCGCGCTCCGCGTCGCGACGGTCGGCGAGCGAGGTGGCGGGCGCGTTGGACGCGTGGGTGGCAGCAACCCGCACTGCGTCGCCCGTGGCGATCGAATCGGGCGGGTTGTCGATCACGCGGTCGCCGGCGTCGAGGCCCGAACCGATCTCGACCTGGGTGCCCAGATCGGTGGCGATCGTGACGGGCTTGAGGATCGCGTGATTGTCCTTGCCGACCACCGCCACCTGCAAACCGCTTTGCCGGAAAATCAGCGAGCTGGCCGGGATCAGCAGCGAGTGCGGATCGGTCGGCATGGCGAAGTGCACTTCGGTGTATTCGCCCGGAATCAGCAGACCGTTCTGATTGTCGACCGCCAGCTGCACGAGCAGGGTGCCCGAGGACGGCGTGATCGAATCGTCGGTGTCGACCAGCTTCGCGTCGAACTTCATGCCGGGGCGTTCGGGCACGGTCAGCGTCGCGGTCATGCCCGGCTTGATGGCGGCGGCGTCGCTTTGCGGCACGCTCACATAGACTCGCAACTGACGCGCGTCGGACACCGTGAAGAGTTCATGACCGTCGCCGCCGCCCGCGTCGATCAGGTCGCCGATGTCGGTCTTGCGCGCGGTCACGATGCCGTCGAACGGCGCGGTGATGCGCTTGAACGACTCCAGCGCTTCGAGGCGGTTCACGTTCGCCTGGGCCGCCGCGACGCTGGCCAGCTTGGCGGTGAGGTCGCTGGTCTTTTCATCGGTGTCCTGCTGCGAGACCGAATCCTGCTTGAGCATTTCGGTCCAGCGTTTGGCGGTGGACGCCGCCAGCTTTTCGTTCGCCTGCGCATTGTCCAGATCGGCTTTGGCCTGCAGCAACTGCTGGTCGAGATCGGGCGTGTCGATCACGCCGAGCAGTTGTCCGGCCTTCACATGCGTGCCGATATCCGCATACCAGGCATGTAGATAACCGGGCACCCGCGCATAGATCGGCGCGTCGACGAAGGCCGATAAATGGCCCGGCAGGATCAGCGATTGGGTGGCGCCCTGGCGGCTCGGCGTGTAAGCGGCCACGGTCGGAATGGCCTGCTCGGCGGACCAGGTGGTCATTTCCTGTTTGGCGTGCACGCGGGTGAAGATGCCGGTCGTCACGACCCCTGCGGCGGCGAGCAGCACCACGATGCCGACCAGCTTCAGATGACGCAACCGCTTCGGCGAATTGATTTCGATATCAGTGGACATGGACGACTCCGGTGTCGGAAGTAGGGTGATCTTTATCTTTGGCAGGAGGATGCTTCGCCGCATCGCGGCGGTGCACGAGGCTAAACACAACCGGGACGAACAGCAGCGTGGCGAAGGTGGCGCAGATCAGGCCGCCGATCACGGCCCGGCCGAGCGGCGCGTTCTGTTCGCCGCCGTCGCCGAGGCCGAGCGCCATCGGCGCCATGCCGATGATCATGGCGAGCGCGGTCATCAACACCGGACGGAAGCGCGTGAAGCCGGCTTCCATTGCGGCGACCAGCGCGTTGCCGGTCGCCGCGAGACGCTCGCGGGCGAAGCTCACCACCAGAATGCTGTTGGCGGTCGCGACGCCCATGCAGAGAATCGCCCCGGTCAACGCCGGCACCGAGAGCGGCGTATGGCTGGTGAACAGCATCCAGACGATGCCGGCGAGCGCCGCGGGCAAGGCGGTGACGATCACGAACGCGTCGGCCCACGAGTGGAAGTTCACGACGATCAGCATGT
Coding sequences:
- a CDS encoding efflux RND transporter periplasmic adaptor subunit — translated: MSTDIEINSPKRLRHLKLVGIVVLLAAAGVVTTGIFTRVHAKQEMTTWSAEQAIPTVAAYTPSRQGATQSLILPGHLSAFVDAPIYARVPGYLHAWYADIGTHVKAGQLLGVIDTPDLDQQLLQAKADLDNAQANEKLAASTAKRWTEMLKQDSVSQQDTDEKTSDLTAKLASVAAAQANVNRLEALESFKRITAPFDGIVTARKTDIGDLIDAGGGDGHELFTVSDARQLRVYVSVPQSDAAAIKPGMTATLTVPERPGMKFDAKLVDTDDSITPSSGTLLVQLAVDNQNGLLIPGEYTEVHFAMPTDPHSLLIPASSLIFRQSGLQVAVVGKDNHAILKPVTIATDLGTQVEIGSGLDAGDRVIDNPPDSIATGDAVRVAATHASNAPATSLADRRDAERAHG